One Clostridium sp. CM027 genomic window carries:
- a CDS encoding ZIP family metal transporter, producing the protein MIIDWLKGFDPVVQALFATLFTWGVTALGASLVFFFKNISRKVLNGMLGFAAGVMIAASFWSLLAPAIEMAEQTSTPSWIPAAVGFLAGGGFLLAVDKILPHLHLNQPIEQAEGIKTSWQRSILLVLAITLHNIPEGLAVGVAFGAVAANIPSASLAGAVALAVGIGIQNFPEGAAVSIPLRREGFSRFKSFMYGQASGIVEPIAGVIGAFAVIAMKPILPYALSFAAGAMIFVVVEELIPESQQDSKTDISTIGAMVGFVIMMILDVALG; encoded by the coding sequence ATGATAATAGACTGGCTTAAAGGCTTTGATCCCGTAGTTCAGGCTCTTTTTGCAACATTATTTACTTGGGGTGTAACTGCTTTAGGAGCGTCTTTAGTATTTTTCTTTAAAAATATAAGCAGAAAGGTGCTAAATGGTATGCTTGGGTTTGCAGCAGGAGTTATGATTGCTGCCAGCTTTTGGTCATTGCTAGCTCCTGCTATAGAGATGGCAGAACAAACAAGTACACCATCGTGGATTCCTGCAGCAGTAGGGTTCCTCGCAGGTGGGGGTTTCCTTTTGGCAGTGGATAAAATTTTACCACATCTACATCTTAATCAACCAATAGAACAGGCGGAAGGGATTAAAACTAGTTGGCAAAGAAGTATTTTATTGGTACTTGCAATAACGCTACATAACATACCAGAAGGACTTGCGGTTGGGGTTGCATTTGGAGCAGTAGCAGCTAATATTCCTTCAGCTTCATTAGCAGGAGCTGTTGCACTGGCAGTTGGTATTGGTATTCAAAACTTTCCAGAAGGGGCTGCCGTTTCTATACCATTAAGACGAGAGGGTTTCTCTAGGTTTAAAAGCTTTATGTACGGTCAGGCGTCAGGGATAGTTGAACCTATAGCAGGAGTGATAGGTGCATTTGCAGTAATAGCTATGAAACCTATTCTTCCCTATGCACTATCCTTTGCAGCAGGTGCTATGATTTTCGTAGTTGTTGAAGAACTAATACCTGAATCACAACAGGATTCAAAAACAGATATTTCAACTATAGGTGCTATG
- a CDS encoding lipopolysaccharide assembly protein LapB: MIAIERSMLMKTSIHLSDDETLIKEYIERGKGLFNDGKIEKAFKNFNKAIFLNNEYAQAYFVKAQAYIEMYEAYEAEKCINKYLQLVPGDPKGYWKLIDINDLTGDFDKCIYYCEKLLEADKQNTNIYLKKAEFLAIINDFEKALECFDESLKLSPDFYDALCGKGSALLSLHKGKEALVIYNKAIEVDITRSVAYFGKSKVCMAMENRIIALKYAAKAYELEPENEWYKCHYTVLKNMYIGIKSSPSLL, encoded by the coding sequence GTGATTGCAATTGAAAGGAGCATGTTAATGAAAACTAGTATCCATTTAAGCGATGATGAAACCCTAATTAAAGAATATATAGAAAGAGGCAAGGGGCTTTTCAATGATGGGAAAATTGAAAAAGCATTCAAAAATTTTAATAAAGCCATTTTCCTCAACAATGAATATGCGCAGGCTTATTTTGTCAAAGCTCAAGCTTATATTGAAATGTACGAAGCTTACGAAGCTGAAAAATGCATAAATAAATATTTACAGTTAGTCCCTGGTGACCCAAAGGGCTACTGGAAGTTAATTGATATAAACGATTTAACTGGTGACTTTGATAAATGTATTTACTATTGTGAAAAACTTCTTGAGGCCGATAAACAAAATACAAACATATATTTAAAAAAAGCAGAATTTTTAGCTATTATTAACGATTTTGAAAAAGCTTTAGAATGTTTTGATGAATCCCTAAAACTAAGTCCTGATTTTTATGATGCACTATGTGGTAAAGGAAGTGCACTACTCTCTCTACATAAGGGTAAAGAGGCTCTTGTAATATATAATAAAGCCATTGAAGTTGATATCACTAGAAGTGTTGCATATTTTGGAAAATCAAAAGTATGTATGGCTATGGAAAATCGAATAATAGCCTTAAAATATGCAGCAAAAGCATATGAACTGGAACCTGAAAATGAATGGTATAAATGCCATTATACCGTATTAAAAAATATGTACATAGGTATTAAATCATCTCCTTCGCTGTTGTAA
- a CDS encoding DUF2383 domain-containing protein — translation MALNNDVKEMNKFLKGIHMGGTTFKDYLRKAKGQELKNELVQIIESFKRHEEAITNRIEKLGGNAADTLGVMGTMADFFEKIKLIPVNTDLEVCEHAIDAMEMGIKQGKKFIEQNKDLDASLMSEVKAVVADYDNHLRKIQEAMRICK, via the coding sequence GTAAAAGAAATGAACAAATTTTTAAAGGGCATACACATGGGAGGTACTACTTTTAAGGATTATCTCCGTAAAGCTAAAGGGCAAGAGCTCAAAAATGAACTAGTTCAAATTATAGAATCATTTAAAAGACATGAAGAGGCAATTACCAATAGGATAGAAAAGTTAGGTGGTAATGCTGCCGATACTCTTGGGGTAATGGGCACTATGGCGGATTTTTTTGAGAAAATTAAACTTATACCCGTAAACACTGATTTGGAAGTGTGTGAGCATGCAATAGATGCTATGGAAATGGGAATAAAGCAAGGCAAAAAGTTTATAGAGCAGAATAAGGATTTGGATGCTAGTCTAATGAGCGAAGTAAAAGCTGTTGTAGCCGATTATGACAATCATTTAAGAAAAATACAAGAAGCAATGAGAATATGTAAATAG